The genomic region GCACCCAACAGCCCCCAGCACCTTCTGCAGGCATTTGTCCGCATGCTGCTGAGCCTGCAGGAGGGCCAGGGGTCCTGCGGGCAAGTGGTCCCTGCTAGCGTTACCCCTTGTGCTTTGACATAACCCTGCCTGTGGCTCTCGGAGGCCAGCAGCCCGCAACCCTTGGCCACACTCTCAGAGCCACTTGCATTTAACCCAGTCTGGGTTCCCAGCCCCACCATGGCTCCCATCTGTCCTGCGACCTCTGGCACTAGCCCTGGTGCTCCCCCATGCCGAGCTGAGCCCCGAAACGCCACCGACCGGGGAGGTTCCAGGAGCCCCAGAACAGCAGCATCACCTAGTTTTGGGGAGGTCTGCCTCGCTCCCAGACAGCGGGACAGTCCCGGGTCTGTCCATGCTGGCACACCTCCAGTGCATCCCCACGGCCAGGGTGGCGGGTGCAGCAAAGCTGAGTGGCTCTGAATCATCAAGGGACTCGAGACTGCTTGGAAAAATTCATGTAATCGCTAAAATTAGCAGCTTGTGGGCTTGGCTGGGAGAGCGCATTGTTCATCTGCCAAACAGCTGAGCACGCTCACCCACGCCACGCAGCTCcacagcccagcagccccagctcccctcaAGCTCTCGCCTCAGCCCCTGCTCCCCGCACACCTCCACCTCCCAGCCGAATTGGCACCCCTGGGAGGGATGGGACATCCCCAGGTCCTGCCGCTCCCCACGGCAcagggctgggacccccccccccagttattTTGCACTGCTGCAGGGCGCCCGCCACGCTCTGAGAAACCCCCATGGTGGCCCCCGGTGCTCGCAGAGACCAGCTGGCCCAGGGCATGGGGCCAAACTCTGCTCTGCTGAAGCGGAGGAGGAGGGCGGAGGGCTGGGCTAAGGGCCAGGGGAGGGGGTCCCATCAGTGGTCCAGCACGGGGAGACACCCCCAGGCCTGAGACATGCAGCAGGACACAGAGGCTCAACCACAGCTGAGGGGTGAGCCCAAACCAGAGAGCTCCTCCATAGGACCAGTGATCCAGCCCCTGCAGCATTTTCAGCTCCCTGCTTCAGGAACGCAGGTCCAGGGCTGCCTCGCCGCTCACGGCTACAGGATGCCCCATCTGCCTCTGCCCAAGGGATAGGGATATGTCCTGCCTTCCCCGGGGAAGTGCATGTGCAGGGTGGGAGCTTTGGGAAGGAGCAGCGGCCCTGATCCCTCCAGGATGGGCAGCAGGGATGGCCGTCAAGCTAACCTCCATCCAAGCACCAGCACAAGACCCACCACAACCCTCCTGGAGCTCAAGGAAAATGGCATTTAGGATCTCAAGCACCAGTGGGGCTCGTCCAGCTCGTCTCTTCCAGGCTCGGCCCTGGCCTGAGCCCTGAGCGATAGCAGAAGCAGGCAGGGCTTGGCATGGGCTCAGGGCAGCGCTAGGCTGGAAGGAATGTGGGGCTTGCAGCCAAGTCCGCCTGGAGAGATAATCCGAAGCGGAAAGAGCTTGTCCGACAGGCGCTGCGAGAGGGGGAAGGACCGGCTGGAGCAAAAGGGGATGGCGGGAGGCCGTCCCTGCTCATGCACTGCGAGGTGTTTGCTGGACCAGCTTCGCCCCATTCTCCATCTCCACAAAGCCATCCCTGGCACCAGGGAGTGCCCCAGGGACCCCTTCCTAACACCCCGAGGGGGAAGGGGCCCCATCTCTCCCCAGCGCCCAGGGGAAGCCGGCAGCCGACTgcacagcaggctgcagagctgctgccagccatTGCTGGCTCCCCGCCCTGGGCTTTTTTTCATCTCGAGAGACACAAAGGCACAGCTGGAAGCCTGGCACGTCGTGGAGAAACATGACAGTCCTACAGCAGCGACTGCACAAGAGGGGCCGAGCCCAGCGGAAGGACGTCTCCccgtgctgctgcagcagcagccccccaccccacagtgAAGCGGGACTCACCCACCGTGTCCCAAGAAAGAGGCTTCGCCAGGGCTTATCCACCCAAAACAcccaggagggaaggggatgcGAACCCAGCACTTGGGCTAGGAAAATGGAGGCGTAACACCTCCATAGCTTGCCCATCTCTGCATGGAGCAGGGGcaaagcaggagctgcaggccTCCTGATCACCGTGAGAGTCTGTAAACACTCACAAGCCCGGTCTTGTCCCATGGGTATGTGCCTTTGGCTGCATCTCCTCCCAGCTATTCTGTCATCCCTAGGAAATGCCGTGTTCCGATATCGTGGCTGCTGAATCAGCATCCCCAGGCGAGATGGGCTGGTCGGAGGCCTAGAGGAAACACAGCCAATGCTCCATAACGTCAGGCAGAGGCTCCCAGAGCTCCTGCCTCGCAGCCAGCGGTTGCACACACTCCTGAACCACGAAGCACTGCTGGGTATCTTCTCCGGGCACATCTGCCATCACCCGGCTTCTCTTTGCCACCAGGAGAGGGAAGGTCTGAGGCGTAGGCTCCGATCTTGCTGCTGCGTGCTGGAGGGCTGAGCTGGATTTAGTAGGTGCCTACCTGAGCTCgctcccctctgccagcagcgACAAGGGCTCTCCAGCAGCTACTGGCCTCACGTGGCAGAGGGGAGACGGAAGGGACAGACACACCAGGGACACAAGCACAGGACGTGAGTACTGGTGGCTTGGAAgggtcctgcagcagcagggaaacgGGCAGAGAGCTGCCAGCACTTATGGCAGCAGTTAATTCCCTCCTTGCCACCCCACTCTTCAAGTCCCAACAAGCAAAGGAGAATGGCAGCTGCAGTGACATCAGGCTGGAAACACGCTGCTTACTCCCATGGCCTGGCACAGGGATCAGAGCTCCCACTGCTCCAGGATTTCCTCAAGCAGAGAGTGCAGGAGCAACCACCACAGAAACAAGCATTTGAGGGACCCGAGCGAGTTATGGAAGACCCTCGGCTAGGCTGTGTTGGGGGCGTACCTGAAGTGCTCCCAACTAGGATGCGGTCCCAGAGGCAGCTCCTGGACTCGGAGGTCTGGTTAACGCACAGGGCTGTTAACCATGACTCTGCACCCCCCACAGGAGCCTGGAGCCGATCCCCTCAGCCACCGAGTGCAGATGTGCTTTGCATCCACCCTTTCCCCAGGAGCAGGGAACCCCCGGACCAGGGATTAGAAACCTCCAGCCTTTTCCAGCCCACTGTCGCCCCAAGCCCAGCCTAGCGGCAAAGGTTGGGCAGTAGATCATTGAGGCACGGGCTGCAGGGACCGGGAAAAGCCTTGCCAATACGCTGGCGATGGCAAGTCGTCAGTGCCTCGAGACAGCAGCAAGGCAACGCTGCCCAGAGAGAGGGTCTGAGGTGCAGCTGCACTTTTCCTGAGgagccctccctgctgcctccccgcCTGCCACAGCCACCGTCACACTGACCTGGAAGACCGTCCCTTCTCCGGGAAAAACAGAGATGGGACATTAATAAGCATATCCTCAGATTTCCCAGGCCAGGGAGTTTTGCAGGaagggctgagctctgctgggcaACAAGCAATGAATCAGAGGCAGCTCAAAACAGGACACCTCAGAGGAAGAGTTAGTAAAACACCGCAGGCCCTTATTGCTCCAGCCTTTTGTTGTCTGCTGACTTCACTTCCCCGTCTGGCTCAAGCATGGGGAAAGCCCGATGACAGCATGTAAAGACGAATCATCCTCCTCTTAGCACTTGATTGTACGCAGCCGCGTGCCAAAGCCCCCACGTGCCAGAGCTCAGCGAGTGCGCAACGGGAGCCAAAGGAGCAGTGCGGAGACCCAGCGGGGCCAGGGAAGCCGAAGGAGGGTTCAGAAAGATAGCAGTTGCTGCTAATCCACTGCTCTTCCAGAGGTCGGACATCAGGGAGTCGTACGCCCATGTGGTGACCAACctgttgctttttcttagaAATCGGACAGTGCGCATCCAAGTGCCCATAGCCACGGGCGCTCTTCTTCAGTGCCTCACCCAGGCAAACAATAACCAGCATGGTTTGTAGAACAATTTCCTCGTTAGTCCAGATTATACTTATCTCCTGCCTGCTGCGAGCAGATGCTTGCGTGGCACCAGTAAGACAGCACTGGAGCTGGCACAACACTAAGTGGTCATTACAGTTGCCCAACCAAGAACCTAAATTTGTAACAACCGCCTCCTTTTAAGCACTAGCATGCAACCACCCAGAACCACCACTGAGACAGCTTCATGTTGGTTTTGTGCTTCTCTCAAATATATTGCAATAAATATTCTGGAGCTTCTGTTTATGAAACCAGTCCCAGTTTGCTTTGCACCAGCTGTAGTGACTCCTATTTCTCCTTCTTTAGAGATGGCTCTAACTACTGTTTAGCCAGGGTTGCTAAACTTTGTTAAACCTCTCCAGCAAGACAATGGTTATTTAACACCACAGAAGCACATTGTCTCTTTTCACAGCCTAGAAGAGGAATTCAagtccagcagcagagcacccTGAAATGTCGTTTATTCTCATTGCCTAGAGTAACACACAGCAGGGAACAAGCCACAAACCTGCAGCAAATGTAAACTCTCTTCACCTCAGGCTTGTAATGTGCCATTTCAAGGCCATTCAGGAAAGACCTCTAGTTAGAAAGCCAGTAAGGCTATCAAAGGACTCCTAGAGTATAGCATCGCCTGCTCAAGTAGCCAGGGAACCACACCCAGAGGCTTTTTAGCACGTCAGAGCTTTTAAGAACAAGCTAAGTCACATAATTAAGATAAAAGCTAATAGTTAAATCCAAGAGCTGCCAAAGCACATGCAGTCTGACAGCTACCAGTCTACTTACAAACTAAAATATTCATataattcaaaatattaataaacacTTCAGTATGAAGATCAAAACCCACACTACTGCCTCATAGTTGCCTTTGTATATCAACACTTGAAAGGGCTGGAAGTCAGGGAGTAATACTACGTAataagaaaaggtaaaaaataccGAGACTGTATATGCTACTGCATACTGCAATTTGATGGAGACGCGGATGTTCCCCAGCCAACTGCAAAAAAAGGTGGTGACATTTCAGGGCCCTCAGTTCAGGCAGGCTCCCTGCCACTTTGCTGCATGCCTATGTTTTGCTAGCCAAGCCCAGCAGAAAGCACCCCTTTCTCTCCCAGCTCAGTCAAGACCAGCTCTCAAACCAACTACGCTCCTGTGGAGCCAAGCCTCAGTCCTGGGCAGCTGCCTGGTACTCTGGTTTCAAGACTCGCTTCATCATGCAGCGAGTAACACCTTGCTTTTCAGACCCCTGGTCGAAGTTTAAGGATGAAAGTGTTTACTTAAAATTCAGAGTTGTAGTAACGTTACAaagtttcaaaaccaaacaaacaacaaaatagaTCAAGATTATACTTCCTAGCCCAGAATTTTACTTATCTTCCTCTAGTTAAGCTGGACGAAAGCACTGTTAGCTTTAAATGGTaccccttcctcctgccatGTCCTGGAAAGGGGCTgaggacagaaagcaaaacctAAGACACTTGCACCATACCATtctgcccccacccccatttttaaaaggtccCCCAGCATCTCCTCCCAAAAAATACCATTTGTTTTCTCAATAAGGAGACAAAACATTGCAGGCAGTATAAGGCATAATAGCACTTGGAGTACTAGGGGCAACCTTTAAAGCACAGCTAAAGATGCGTTCCTATGTAGGCTTCCCTGCGTTGATGCCGCTTCCATCTGAGCGGCATGAGCACGACAGCAGGCAGTGGCATcaggcagggacagggctgcagTCCCAAGCAGGAAACCAGTAGTACACGCAGAGAGGTGACCACAGATTTTCTTACAGCTCTCCCTCTGGGTTCACGCACCAAGTGCTGCAGCAATATACAGTGATTACAACCACTTTTGGCAAACACTGTGAGGTACCTAAAAGCTCATTTTCATTATGCTGTAAAGACAAGGTCTTTACGGTTCTTAAAATGAAGATTTGTACTCCATATCTGAATCAAGTGTCAACTGCCCAAATGCTCAAAATGCATCCAAAACAATGTTTCTAATCCTCTTTGGCTGGTATTCTCTATCTTCTTAAAAATTTTATCAGAACTACAGGCTGAGCAGGACTATTTCTAGAGCGCAAGAGTTGCCTGGTTTTACCCATCACATACAGACTGAGCACAATGGTTACAGTCTGAAGTGCTAAAATCAAACTGTGAAGGCACAAGAATAGCTGACAATAAGCAACTCTGGTATTAAAATAGGGTTTAGCACTCCTGTGGGCTGGCAGCTCATCCCACCAGGCAAGAGTAGTTAAATCTGTTCCTCTGACACTGTTGGTTTGTACTATGACACTGGCAGAAGTTTTGGTTGGAACATCTGAGAAATGAAACCTAGGCTGTCCAACATGTTCAACATGTGAGCAGGTAAAAGCTGGAGTTGCAAGAGGAATTGATGTGGGTGTGCTGGTATCCGTGTCGGACACTGCTGTTACAGTAGTCTCCCAAGATGATGTTAAGTGCTCCATCACAAGAGAAGTCGAAGTCTGGGAGTAAGTTGAGCTGAACGTCTGGTATGTAACAGCTGTGGTTGGCAGGCACTTCAGGTGATCAACTGTTAGAGCCACAAGAGAAATATTCTGTAGTGCCAGCGGGCTGTGACAGAGTAGAGATGGCACATTTTTAACTATGTCCATGCTCTTTTGGAGCCACTCTTGGAAGCCAAGAATTTGGCAATCGCATTTCCAAGGGTTGTTGTCAAGGAAGACTTCTTGTAGCTCAGGTAAAGTGGTAAAGAAGTCTCCAGGAAGGGACTGCAGCTTAGTACTATTCAGGTAAACTTTCTGAAGGTGCTTGAGATTATGAAAGAGGTTTCTAGGAAGAACCTCAAGCCTCTTATCAAAAAGGGAAATgttctgcagtttctgaagGCTCAGGAAGATGCCCTCTGGCAAACTGGAAATATTATTTGTATGCAGAGAAAGGCCCCGCAGTTCATTCAGACCACTGAATACATTCTTAGGAAGAACACTAAGCTCTGGATTAAAACTCAGCACAAGCAGCTCTAAATTTGTCAAGTTACTGAACACAAAATCTGGTATTGTCGAGAGCTTTGTGTGATACAGCCACAGGCTACCAAGATGCCTCATTTCTCCAAACAATACTTCTGGAAGAGACTTCAGTGGGTTCCTGTACAAGGTCAATTTAGACAGGTCATGCAAGTGCAGAAAGAGCCCAGGAGGCAAAACCTCAAGCTTGTTTCTGGAGAGCGTTAGGCTTCTCAGCTTACGAAGACAATGAAATGCATCAGGAGCAATGGACTGGATGTTATTGGAATGCAGGAAGAGTTCCAGCAGCTCCTTCAGGCTATCAAACATACCAGACTCTATTGAAGACAGCCtgttaaaatacagcatcaGCTTCTCAAGCTTGGTTAATGGACTAAATATATTTCTAGGCAGTGCTGCCAAATAATTTCTCGACAAGTTCAGTACTTTGAGTTTGGCGAGTTTCTTCAGCACGCCACTAGGAAGTGCTGTTAGTTGGTTTTTGTTCAAGAAAAGCTCCTCCAAAGTAGCTAGTTTGtcaaacagattttcttctacGGATTTCAACCTGTTATTTTCAATGATCAATTGCTGAAGCTGTACCATGTCATCAAACACTTCTGGGGGTAGTTCGACCAGCTTATTATCTAGCAGTTTGAGGACTTTTAGCCTTCTCAAGCCTTTAAAAGCCATTGGTGAAATCAGAGAGATGTTGTTTGAAGACAAGATGAGATGCTGCAGTTCCACCATCCTAGAAAACACATCCTGCAAGTATGTTACATTAGTGTCCGTTATGTGAATTGCTGTCATGTTGCAAGGCAGATTTAACGATTCCAGGTCTTTTAGGTGGGGACCAGAGCAATGAATTGCATTTTTTGAAGAGCAGTCACACTTCTCAGGACAAATAGATGCATCcaactggaagaaaagcttGATCATCACTGACAAACGCAACACCAACATCCTTGTTGAAGTACCAGAAACATTAGCTGTTACAAGAGATAACAGAGAGTCAGGATTTGATCACAGGTAGTTAACAACTTAGCAGCCAACAAAGTTGTGTGAATATATCATAAAACCTGCAAATGTGTGTGAAATTTCTCTTGGCTTGAAAGCAAACTTCAGAATCTCTATTACTGTTGACTGCAAATATTTCTAAGGTGCTCAGCTTACACTGAGAAGTACAGATAAAGCTCTTTTGTAAATCAAGTATTCCTTGTTTATATTTGTACTAGTCAAGTATaataaaagcatatgaaaatcATGATGGAACTAAGGAGTCATAAggcatgtatttatttgaacagaaaagcatTATACTAAGTTACACAcagaaagtcttaaaaaaaaaaaaattatcaaa from Aquila chrysaetos chrysaetos chromosome 10, bAquChr1.4, whole genome shotgun sequence harbors:
- the GP5 gene encoding platelet glycoprotein V isoform X1 — encoded protein: MEPSSPPAFSVPKTDTVSAIPVLSAELVQLFQQSQLLLLVPISQILGFQVSDTLGLVDFTNVSGTSTRMLVLRLSVMIKLFFQLDASICPEKCDCSSKNAIHCSGPHLKDLESLNLPCNMTAIHITDTNVTYLQDVFSRMVELQHLILSSNNISLISPMAFKGLRRLKVLKLLDNKLVELPPEVFDDMVQLQQLIIENNRLKSVEENLFDKLATLEELFLNKNQLTALPSGVLKKLAKLKVLNLSRNYLAALPRNIFSPLTKLEKLMLYFNRLSSIESGMFDSLKELLELFLHSNNIQSIAPDAFHCLRKLRSLTLSRNKLEVLPPGLFLHLHDLSKLTLYRNPLKSLPEVLFGEMRHLGSLWLYHTKLSTIPDFVFSNLTNLELLVLSFNPELSVLPKNVFSGLNELRGLSLHTNNISSLPEGIFLSLQKLQNISLFDKRLEVLPRNLFHNLKHLQKVYLNSTKLQSLPGDFFTTLPELQEVFLDNNPWKCDCQILGFQEWLQKSMDIVKNVPSLLCHSPLALQNISLVALTVDHLKCLPTTAVTYQTFSSTYSQTSTSLVMEHLTSSWETTVTAVSDTDTSTPTSIPLATPAFTCSHVEHVGQPRFHFSDVPTKTSASVIVQTNSVRGTDLTTLAWWDELPAHRSAKPYFNTRVAYCQLFLCLHSLILALQTVTIVLSLYVMGKTRQLLRSRNSPAQPVVLIKFLRR
- the GP5 gene encoding platelet glycoprotein V isoform X2, producing the protein MLVLRLSVMIKLFFQLDASICPEKCDCSSKNAIHCSGPHLKDLESLNLPCNMTAIHITDTNVTYLQDVFSRMVELQHLILSSNNISLISPMAFKGLRRLKVLKLLDNKLVELPPEVFDDMVQLQQLIIENNRLKSVEENLFDKLATLEELFLNKNQLTALPSGVLKKLAKLKVLNLSRNYLAALPRNIFSPLTKLEKLMLYFNRLSSIESGMFDSLKELLELFLHSNNIQSIAPDAFHCLRKLRSLTLSRNKLEVLPPGLFLHLHDLSKLTLYRNPLKSLPEVLFGEMRHLGSLWLYHTKLSTIPDFVFSNLTNLELLVLSFNPELSVLPKNVFSGLNELRGLSLHTNNISSLPEGIFLSLQKLQNISLFDKRLEVLPRNLFHNLKHLQKVYLNSTKLQSLPGDFFTTLPELQEVFLDNNPWKCDCQILGFQEWLQKSMDIVKNVPSLLCHSPLALQNISLVALTVDHLKCLPTTAVTYQTFSSTYSQTSTSLVMEHLTSSWETTVTAVSDTDTSTPTSIPLATPAFTCSHVEHVGQPRFHFSDVPTKTSASVIVQTNSVRGTDLTTLAWWDELPAHRSAKPYFNTRVAYCQLFLCLHSLILALQTVTIVLSLYVMGKTRQLLRSRNSPAQPVVLIKFLRR